CGTTCGCATCCGAAACCTGTACCTGAGTGGGTGCATAGTTGCTTTTGGACAGCCATATTTTTTGTCTGACCAGCGCGTGGCTGTTGTAATTCGCTGCCACATCAAACACATAGGATTTATCATCGGTAGCCAGCTGACGTGAGGCATCTCCGATAATGCTGCGAACCAGCGTTTCATACAAATATACCTGGCCCTGGTTATTCGGCCAGTCGCTTTTAAAGCGAAAGCTCTTGTTCAGGCTGGGCGTTAGTACAAATACACCCTCATCATTACGCAGTACGATCTGCGTAACATCTTTTTTCTCGTTCGTCATGGCAATTCGGTAATAGGACGGCTTGCGGTAGGAAATATCCACCTTGTATTCCTGCGGCGTGTCGCCGGTATGCAGCGTCATCAAGGCTGTACCGTGGTAGCTGTTCAGGTCGCTCACCACGTCACTCAAATCTTTAACCACATCGTCCGCGCTCTTCTTGCCGCACCCGGCCAGCAGCAGCGTTACACACATGACCATGGCAAGCATCCATGAAATCCGGCGCATGTCATCAACCCCTTCAGCACATGTTTTAAATGAATTAGTACATGTCTATGAAGGACTTGTTCGATTTATGCAGACTGGCATGACAAGCTTGAGCGTATCTATTGCAGTAACTATTGCAGTAATGCTATAAAATCTTTTGAATACTTAAAACAAATTCATACAGGAAATAAACCGAAAAACCAATCAAAACCATACCAGCACTGATCGTAACCCACTTGATGGCAGTCCGATTCATGGCTTTGCGTGTTGTCGCCACAAGGGTCATCAAGCCTAAATCATGGATAAGAATACCCAACAGAATACCTAAGCCAACAATCAGGAATTGACTTGTATTTGACCGATCAAATGAACTTGCCAGCACCGTCCCAAAAACACTCACCCAGAACACTAAATTTCCTGGTGAAACAGCTACAAGCAGCCCATTTTTATAGGAAGAAAATAATGTTTTCGTCTTTTTCTCTCCTTCCAGCGCAATATCATGATCCGCATTTTTAATGCTATCGTACCCCACGTAGCACAAAAATATGGCTCCAATGAGCCACATGATCACCTGTACAACAGGTAATGACAAAACCGAGGCCAAGCCAAAATATAAACCAATGATTAATAACAAATCGATGGTCATCCCTCCAAGGCCCACAATCCATCCATGCATGAATCCATTCTTTAGCCCTTGCTTCGTCATTTCAACCGTAATGGTACCTACAGGTAGTGCTATAGAAAAACCAAGTAAAACATATGTAATAAACAATGCCATTTCCTGAACCCCTTTCAAATGTATAAAAAAGACATTCTATACCATAAAAAATGACAAATCAATAGATTTTTGAAGGCTGTACAAACCAAAAATACATGAGGTTTATTTTGTACAAAATCGGATTCATTGACCAAGTTTGTCCATTGAGTATTGAGGGTCCATCGCTTATCATTGCTTTTGTGATAATAATTCTCATTTACAAAATTTTGAATCACCCAATCATATGGAGGTTACTATGATCAACAAGAAAGCTACTCGACAATACACTGCTCTGATCTGCCTATTCTCTCTTATGGGGGCATTGCTGCTGGGATGCGGCGCATCTGACAATCAGACTGCAAACCGTAACACAGCAGCACCCGCAGCAGGATCAGCAGCATCTACACAGACTTTAGAAACAGCTCCAACACGCGCCTACACAGACTATAAGGGACATACAGTGAACATTCCGATGGCTCCCGGGCGCATTGCTTACTTCGGAGAAAACTATGGGGACCTGTTGGTTCTAGGCGTACAAGCTGTAGGTACATCGACTTCCATGATTGAGGGCAAGGTATATGAGAAACAGGTTCAGAATGTGTCGGACCTAGGGTTTCCCATTGATTTGGAAAAATCATTGGCTCTACAGCCAGATCTGATCATTACAAGCAATACGGATGAAAAGCAATACACAGCGCTGACTAAAATTGCCCCTACGATTATGTTCGATACCTTCGCTCCCATAAACGAGCGCTTGCTACTTCTCGGAGACATTGTGAACAAGAAAAAGGCTGCTGAAGACTGGCTTGCCCAATATAAAATCAAGGAAGCGGAGATGTGGACCAAGCTTCACGAAAACGGTGTTAAGGCGGGGGAAACGGCTTCAGTCTTTACCTACTATCCGGGTGACCGCTTGTTCGTAATGGGACGAACAGGATTGTCACAAATTTTGTACGAAAAGAACGGGCTCAAGCCTACAGCTCCTATTCAGAAAGCACTGGATGAAGACAAAGGATTCGTGCAAATATCGCAAGAAGTGATCGGACAATACGCCGGAGATCGGATCTTTATATTGAGTACTCCAAGTTCGGAAGCCCGGCAATCCACCGAACAGTTAATGAAAAGCAAGCTGTGGCTCCAGCTCCCTGCCGTCAAGCAAGGACATGTGTATATACAGGACATTGGCAAAACTGAAAGTGATGCATCCACCCGAGAATGGCTGCTGAAAGAACTGCCCAAGCTCATAAAATAATTCTGAAGAAGCTTATCGACACTTGTTGATAGGCTTCTTTTTTGTTGAACCGAAAGGAGGTATACTTAGATTCATATGATAACTATTCTTAATAAAAGGAGCGTTACACCGTGAATCTGTTCTTGTCGTCCTCACCCCCTCCTCCGTCCAACTCGCTGCTTTTTCATTTTAAGGGGATTGAGCTGGTTGGTGAGCCTGCAGCTTCCGCATGTCCAGTTCCAGCTCACTGCCTGCTTATGTTCATCGGTGGGACAGGTATGGTGGACATGGGGCAAGAGCAGTATCTATTCCATACAGGTCATGGGTATTGGCTAACGCCAGGTGAATTCTATCGAATCGCTCCCATTGATGGAACGGTGCCCGAATACTATCGGATCACGTTCGAGGTCATTGCTATGCCATCGGAACCACCATCAGACACAGCTTTGGGTGAACATACAACAGGCATACCATCCATATATAATGGACCTGTCCTGCCCAGACCACGTGAGCACATCGCTTCCTCTTTTTTCAAGCTCATTCAGTTGACCAAGCAATTATTCCATAGCGCCCAACAACCGATGCACCAGCATAACCCCATGTCCGCATTACAGCAGCAAATCATGTTTCAGGAGCTGCTCCTGCTGTGGCACGAATCGCATGAACAGGCAAGGAATAGAGCCAGCTCCAATTCTGCATTGCCAGCATCCATCGAAGGCACCATCACTTATATGGAAAATCACTATGAAAAGCCTATCACCGTCAAGCAGCTTGCCGAACAGGCGAACGTTTCCATATGGCAATACTCGCAAATGTTTCGAAAAATGACAGGCAAAAAGCCGCTGCATTACCTCACTGAGCTGCGCTTGAATCATGCCAAGCGGCTACTGCTGGAATGCAAACGGCCTTTACGGGAAATTGCCCGTCAGGTTGGTTTCTCTGACGAATATTATTTTAACCGACGCTTTAGGCAAATGACCGGAATTCCTCCGGGACAGTACGCGCTTAACATTTCCTGTTCCGTAGGCGTCAAGGATTGGACAGGCCACCATATTCATATTCCGCGCCGCCCAAGCCGCATCATCTATCATGGAGAAACGATGGGCGATCTGCTCGCGTTAGGGGCCAAAGCCGTTGGAGGAAGCCTGCGTCTCAGTAAATACAGTGTCTATAAGCATCGTCTGGGAAGCGTTGCAGATGTCGGACTTCCGCTGGATACCCGTTTGACCAGCGCTCTCGAGCCTGATCTGATTATCTTTGCCAACTCGGATGAACAGGAATATGAGCGTATTGCCAACATCGCGCCTACCGTCACCTTCAACTCCTTCGCCGCGCTGGAGGAACGGCTGCGCACGCTTGGCGTCTGGCTCGGCAAGGAACGCGAGGCCGAACGATGGCTGTCCTTCGCTGCCCGTAATCTGGAGATGTGGCAACAGCTTGGCACAGTAATCACAGCCGGGGAAACAGCCTCCGCCTTCATCTTCGATCACGGGGATCGGTTGTTTGTCATGGGCATGTCCGGCTTTTCGCCAGCCCTCTACCACCCGCAGGGCTTTCAACCTGTCGAGCCGATCCAAAAGGTGCTCGACGAGGGACACGGCTTCGTAGAAATTGAGCCAAACGAGCTGCCTGACTACGCCGGGGACCGCATTTTTATGCTCGTCCCCACAGCTCCAGACTCCAGACGCACGCTGGAGCGCATGATCAGCAGTTCTCTTTGGCGCAGCCTGCCTGCTGTGCGCCAGGGCAGGGTATACTTCGTAGATGCAGACCGCTGGAACTGGAGCGATGCCATGACCCGGCAAAAGCTGCTCACCGCCCTGCCCAAGCTGCTTGGCGCGTCATTATAAGATGATAGTATTTTTCATGAAAATACTACATCAGGCCGTGAATGCTTCCATCTGCCTCCAGCGACATATGCTCGGCGGCCGGGGATTTGGGCAGTCCAGGCATCGTCATGGTATTGCCCGTTTCCACCACTACAAAGCCTGCGCCTGCGGATAAAGAAGCGCTGGACACGTGAATCGTAAAGCCCTCCGGGGCTCCCAGCAGAGACGGCTGATCTGAAAAAGAATAGGGTGTTTTGGCCATGCACACAGGCAGTTGTCCGAAGCCAAGCTGCTCCATACCGGACAACGCCCGTTTAGCCGCAGGAGTGTATACTACATCTGCCGCACCGTAAAGCTCCTTCGCAATAATGCCAATTTTCGTTGGCAAATCAAGCGCAGTATCATACAAAGGTGCGAAGCTGGCTTTGTCCTCCTGAAGCAGATTTAGCAGACTTTGAGCCAAGCGTTCTCCCCCACGGCTTCCCTGCGCCCATACCTGTGACAGCTCAGCGGGTACACCCAGCCTACGGCATTCTGCCCGAATGAGCTCCAGTTCAGCTTCATGATCTGTTGCAAAATGGTTAATCGCTACCAGTACAGGCACGCCAAACTTTTGCAAATTCCATATGTGTCGGTTCATATTGGCTAAGCCAAGCTGTAATTGCTCCAGATTTTCCGCATCCAGCTCGTTTTTGGAGACACCGCCGTTATATTTCAGTGCTTTGGCGGTGACGACCAATACAGCCGCATCTGGCCGCAAACCGGACTGACGGCACTTGATGTCAAAAAACTTTTCCGCTCCCAGTTCGGCCCCGAATCCAGCCTCTGTGAGGACCACCTCTCCTAGCTTCAAAGCCAGCTTCGTACCGATCAGACTGCTGCATCCATGTGCAATATTCGCAAAAGGTCCGCCATGCACGATGACCGGCGTTCCTTCCAACGTTTGTACTAGATTGGGCTTCAATGCTTCCCGAAGCAGCACGGCCATGCCTTCCACCGCGTTCAGTTCCTCGGCGGTTACCGCTTCGCCCGCCTCGTTATATCCAATCACCATTCGGCCCAATCGCGCTTTAAGATCGTTCATATTTTCACTTAGACATAATACCGCCATCACTTCCGAGGCCGAGGTAATCAGAAAGCCGCTTTCTCTCACCGCTCCATTCCCCGTACCCAATCCGGTCACAATACTTCGCAGGCTTCGGTCATTCATATCTACAGCCCGTTTCCACACGATCCGTTCCGGCTTCAGCCGCAAAGCATTTCCATGAAACAAATGGTTATCAATCATCGCTGCCAGCAAATTATGTGCTGCCGAAATCGCGTGTATATCACCTGTAAAATGCAGATTAATATCTTCTGCTGGAACAATCTGGGCCTGCCCTCCCCCAGTTGCTCCTCCTTTCATACCAAAACAAGGTCCAAGAGACGGCTCACGCAGCGCAGCAACGGTTTTGTGCCCCAACGTATTTAGCGCCTGTGACAGCCCGATGGTTGTTAGCGTTTTTCCTTCTCCCGCTGGAGTCGGATTCATCGCCGTAACCAGCACCAGCTTTCCATTCGGGCGTTCCTTCAACTGCTCCCACAGGGACGGATTTAGCTTCGCTTTATATTTTCCATACGTCTCCAAATGCTCTTCTTCAATTCCTGCTTCCTTGGCTACATCAATAATCCTCTTCATTGCTCGTTATGTACCCCCCGTTTTTAAGTCAGATCTATGCTGTCAAATACTTTATGTTTTATTCTACCAAAGTGTGCCGTTTATTGCGCTATGATTCATTTCATCGCAAGCGTTATCATCATATGAACTGATAAAAAAGAGCATCCCCGCCCGCATGGACTTGGTGGATACTCTTTTGTTTAGAAATCAGGATAGCCTATTTTTTGACCAAGATAGCAATTCGCTCAAACACGTTCCAGGTTATAATGCTTTTCTAATGCTTCTTTAAAAGTATCAACAGGATACTGGTATTGAACCGTTTTAAACACAATCCGGTTGTTGCATTGGTTTTTTTCCAGCTCGCACCCATGCTCCATATCCAATTCCTTCATGACAAAAATAAGCTCTTCCAAGGTTCTCATCACACTATGGCTGTTTGTCGTCGTAGCCAGCATCTGCTCGCCTTCCTGTGTGTATGCCTCTACGATCTGCTCATCAAAGCCTTCGCTGATCATGAATTCCTTCAAGGCTTGAATAAAAAGAGTCGGCAGATTTTTGTACTGCGATTTTTTAATGCCAAACAGCGTAATGCTAAAGCGGGTTGCATCATGCATAAACACAATATTTTTTCTCCGATTCAGTAAAAACAAGCTGGCATGCCAACTATTTAAAGGCGGATAAATATCAACGTGAAGTGGCTCGGTATCCCATTCCTTCAGCAGTTTTTGTGTTCCCCGTATAACAAACATCATTGCTCTCCTTTATTGACGGTCCTGTACCGCAGCTCATGATTCGACATGCTTGATCTTTTGCATAAAGCATGTCCCAGGTATCATAACACCTTATTCCTAAGATTAGATTGTAAACTCTTTCAGTATAATATAGGGGAAAGTATGCTGATATTAAGTTGATTACATCTTGTGTTAGGGGGAGTAAAAAATCTACTTCAGCGCTTGCAGATAAAAATATTTAGGTACATCTCATGTTGTGGTTAAAGAATGGAGGTGGCGTCATTGTCCTCACTCTTTTCATTATTTCAATACATCACCATGTTGTGGTTAAAGGCTAGTAGAATCAAGCTTTTCAAAATCACAATGTGCTTATTTTACTACAGCCACAAGGGTTTCGCAATTTTTCCCCAACCTCGGTCAACTTCTCACCTGTCATATAAAAAAACGGCCCTTTAAACCTCCTTCGAAAATTCTCCAACTCAAATTCATTGATATTTTTTATGGAAATCCCCTTCACTGCTCTATATAATTCAGATACAGTTCGTCATACGAGCTTAATCCAAACATTAGGGGTGTTCGACACCTATGTCACAGCATATTTTACTCATTGAAGACGATCTATCCATCGCCGAAATGCTGCACAAGGCGCTCAGCAAAGAAGGCTACAAACTAACCACCGCCTATGACGGGGAAGAAGGGCTTGCTGCCTTTGAACGTCACACCTACGATCTGGTTCTGGTGGATTTGATGATGCCGAAGGTGGATGGCATGGAAGTGATCCGCCGAATCCGAACCAGCAGCGCGGTGCCGATCCTGATTATGTCTGCCAAGGATACCGACGTGGATAAAGCGCTTGGACTGGGGTTTGGTGCGGACGATTATGTCGCCAAGCCTTTTTCGATGGTGGAAATGACCGCACGTATTCAGTCTGCGATCCGCAGATCCACTACATATGCCCGTCAGCAACAGCAGGAGGAACAACCGAAAGCACCAGTTTTGACCTATGGCAAGCTGCATATTGATTTGGATCATTTTACCGTCATTCGCAATGAAAATGAAATTCAGCTAACCGCCAAAGAATCCGATATTCTCAAGCTGTTTGTAACCAATCCGAACCGGGTATTTACGAAAGCGCAATTATACGGATTTATCTGGAAAGAGGATTATATGGGCGACGAGAACGTGATTAACGTCCATATTCGCCGTCTGCGTGAGAAAATCGAAGAAGATCCCTCCCACCCTGTCCATATTAAGACGCTTTGGGGGATCGGCTACAAATGGGAGAACGGCTGATATGAACATCGAGAACATGTCGGGATGGATTGTCGTCATCATCCTAACCGTCGTTATTTTATGGCTTTGGCGGGAGCGTATGGCCTACAAGCGCAGTATTCAGGATGTCCGAACCCTACTAGAGCGGATTGTGACGGTGAACCATGCGGAAAAGCTGCTATATGTCACAGGTGATGCTGAGCTGCAACGACTCATGACAGAAATCAACCGTCTGCTGGACCTGAATCTCAGGGTGTCGGTGGATTACAACCGAAGCCAAATCGCCATGCGCAAAATGATTTCAAATATTTCGCACGATCTCAAGACCCCGCTTACGGTGGTGCTTGGATATGCCGAAATGCTGGATGGTGATCCGAATATTTTGCCGGAAGAACGTACAAAGCTGCTATCCAAAATTCGTCAAAAAACAAACGAAGCGATTGAGCTGATCGGCAGTTTTTTTAGCTTGGCGAAGCTGGAGGCCAATGATACGGACATTCCACTAACACGGCTGGAGGTGGGAGAGCTGTGCAGACGCAGCATTTTGGAGTTTTATGATCTGCTGACCGCACAGGGGTTTGCAGTGCATATTGATATCCCGGAGCATCCCGTTCATGCCTTGGGAAACGAAGGAGCCATTGCACGGGTACTGAACAATCTGATTTCTAATGCAATTCGCTACGGGGCGGACGGCCAGACGCTGGGACTGAGTCTATCGGAACAGCAGGACACCGTGCGTATAGAAGTATGGGATCGTGGGAAAGGCATACAAGAGCCGGAGCAGGACAAGGTTTTTGAGCGTATGTACACACTGGAGGACTCACGCAATAAGGCGGTACAAGGCAGCGGACTGGGTCTTACGATTGCCAAACGACTGGTCGAGACGATGAACGGAGAGATTCAATTGACCAGCAAGCCTTATGACCAGACAGTCTTCTCTTTTACCTTGAAGAAAATCAACTATTAACTATTCATTGAACTTAATAAATTTGTAAGAATCACGAAAGAAAAATGAATATTTCACCCTTTATTCTTGAATCATCAACAGTATACGAAGGGAGAACACCCATGACTTACATATTACGTACACATCAGCTGACCAAAGCCCTGAAGGGCAATGAAATTGTAGCAGGGGTCAGTATGAATGTCCGAAAGGGGGAAACCTATGGCTTTCTCGGTCCCAATGGAGCGGGCAAAACAACGATCATGAAAATGATTACCAACCTGCTCAAGCCGACAACAGGTGAGATTGAATTGTTCGGTGAAAAATTGACGCCAAAATCGTACCATCTGCTCGGACGGATGGGTTCGATTATTGAATATCCGATTTTTTATGACAGGCTGACAGCCCAGCAAAATCTAGAGCTGCACTGTGAATACATGGGCTATTATAACAAGCAGGCTGTTCGGGATGCTCTGGAGCTAGTGAACTTGCGCAACGCGGGTGACAAGCCGGTAAAGGACTTTTCCTTGGGGATGAAGCAGCGTCTCGGGATCGCCCGAGCCATCGCGACCAAGCCGGAGCTGCTGATTTTAGATGAACCGATTAATGGTCTGGACCCGGTAGGAATCAAGGAAATCCGCCAGTTATTCCACATGCTGTGCAAGGAATACGGGATGACCCTGCTTGTGTCCAGTCATATTTTAGCGGAAATTGAGCAGATTGCGGATACGGTGGGCGTCATTAATCACGGGCGGCTGATTGAGGAAGTGTCAATGGAACAGGTGCGGGAAACCAATACCGAGTACATCGAATTTTCAACCAATGATTGCAAAAAGGCAGTCTACGTCCTCTCGCATCATCTGAATCTGAATAATATTCGGGTACTGAACGAGCAATGTGTACGTATTTACGATACAAGTGTACCGCAAAAGCAAATTACAAAAACCCTCATTATCAATGATGTAGAGGTGGATTCCATTCATCAGAAAAACAGTACGCTGGAAGACTACTTTTTGCGTCTGCTAAATGGAGGTGATCTCCATGCTTAAATTGATGCAGCTAGAATTGAAAAAATTCCATCTGGCAGGATATATCCGTTCAGCCCTGATCGCCAATGTCTGCATTCTTGGGCTTACCTGCCTCATTGCGCAGACCACCCAAAGTGAAGGTATACACGAATTTGCACAGTACACTCAGATTCTGGATCTCATGGACAATTTGGTCAGGGCCACTTTTATCGTGTTTGCCTCTGTTCTGCTGTGCCGCTTTATTGTAGACGAATTCAAGTCCAAATCAATTACCATCTTGTTCATGTACCCGATCCACCGTAAAAAGCTGATGATCGCCAAACTCTTGGTCGTGCTACTGTTTACGTTCCTGTCCATTATGATATCGGAAATTGTCATTACGGCTGCCATTCATCTGCTTAATCAATTTGTCGTTATTGTACCCGATCAGCTTACGCTTGCTGTGTTGGGCCAGCAATCAGTACGGACGCTGATGAATGCCGTTGCCGCCAGCTTTATGGGATTGGTTCCGCTGTATATGGGAATGCGAAAATATTCTGTACCCACAACCATTGTGACCTCCATCCTGATTGTAGCATTGCTTTTCTCCAATAATAACGGCCCTACGCTTAGCTCCTTTGCCCTCGTGCAAATTGGCTTTTCTGTGCTGGGAATGCTTGTCGCCTATGCAGCGATTCGCCGCATTGAGTATAAGGATATTACCTCGTAAAATGAGTACACACATTTTTCACTGGACTTCATTCTAAAACGGGTATATCCTAAAGGAGAAATTAAAAACGGAATAAGGATCTTCGGGGTAGGGTGTGATTCCCAACCGGCGGTATGGCTCATGGAGCTAAGCCCGCGACTCTGTATCTGGCAACAGGATACGGACTGATTTGGTGAGATGCCAAAGCCGACGGTAAAGTCCGGATGGAAGAAGATCGAAGCATGAACATGCCGTGAAGTGAATGAGTGCGGCAAGTTTATTTGATCAACCCCCGTCTTGCATGGCCTCTAGCCATGGACGGGGGTTTTTGTGCCACCGGTCCTGTATTCGCAAGGAGCTAATTGAATATGAGTCAAACATCAACTGTACTAACTTCCAAGGGTTTTGAGCGCAGCACTCACATGAAAAGCGGTTTTTGGCTAGTCGCGATTGGAGCGGCCTTGTGGGGTGCTGACCCGCTGTTTCGTATTATTTTGTTAAAATCATTCACCTCAGCTCAAATTGTACTGATGGAGCACGTGCTGCTTTTTATTGCTTTGGCACCGATCCTGTGGAAGCACCGCGAGGAGCTTAAAGCAGTACGGCTCCGTCAAGTTTTTGCTATTTTGTTCGTCTCGTGGGGCGGTTCAGCTTTGGCCAGCGTGATTTTCACCATGGCACTCAGCAACGGTGATTTGAATGCCGTTCTTTTACTTCAAAAGCTGCAACCGTTGGTCGCTATTATTCTGGCACGCATTATTTTGAAGGAAATGCTGCCGCGTAATTTTGGAATTCTTATTGTTATCGCTTTGTTGGGGACGTATCTTCTTACCTTCGGCTGGTCCCTCCCCTTCGGGCATGCTCGTAATTTTATTCAGGTCGGCAGTCTGCTGGCACTGGGAGCAGCGGTTTTGTGGGGCGGCTCGACTGTGATGGGAAGTTATTTGCTTCGCTCGATGAAATATGAGACGGTAACCTCCCTGCGCTTCATGGTGGCGCTCCCCATGCTGATTGTTCTCACCTCTGTGGAACATGCGCCATGGAATATGCCTGCTGGTACATGGGCGGGCGCAGCCGTGATTATCAATCTGTTATTGCAGGCACTGCTACCGGGTCTTCTCAGCCTGCTCCTGTATTACAAGGGATTGAGCACAACCAAAGCGTCTTATGCCACTATGGCGGAATTGAGCTTTCCCATGGTCGGTGTCGTGATTAACTGGATCGCATTCCAGCAAATTGTTACCATGGCACAACTGACTGGTTTTATGCTTATCTGGATTACGCTGTTTATGATTTCACGTCAGCAAAAAAACTAGCAGGTTCATTCATATCCATTTCATCACTTATCTGAGTCAAATCCCTAAGCCAAATCGCGATGATGCTTTTGCGTCTCCGATTTGGTTTTTTATGTATAAGTATTAATACATAATATGCTACTTTTGAACTATTTTTAAATAAAAACGTCTAAAACATGCAACTATTCTTCGTTTGCCATAGATTACATCTATAAAATCCACTGCTTTTTGTCGAATAAAACAATGTAGTGATCATCAGACACAGAGGAGAACAACTATGACTAAAGCAAAACAAACAATTCCATGGTGGACCAGGTTTCTCAGACAGTTTTATTTAATGAGAACAAGATTGATTGTAGCTTTTTTGGCTGTCTTATTGATTCCAAGTGCACTTATTGGATACTTTTCTTATCAAGGTGCTACAACGCAACTCAGTCAGCAAATGAGCGGTTCTGTGTACACGAATCTGTATCTGATTCGAAGCAATGTCAATCAGTATGTATCGCCTATTATGAAGGATGTGGACGTGCTTGCCACTGAAATCAAATCTGATTCCATTGCTGCCGACGAAGATGCCCTTCAGAAAAAATTGAATGTCATCGTCAAGGCTCATCCCGAGTTGGATGCTGCGCTCCTCGGCAATGCGAAAGGACAATATATTCGTACGCCGAAAAAAAAGGAGGCCGATTATGATCCAAGGGAGAGAAAATGGTACAAAAATGCGATGCAGGAAAAGGACAAAGTATCCGTCAGTGTTCCAGCTGTCAGCGTCACGACAGGAAATTTAGTGGTTAATTTATCAAAAACGCTGGAGGACGGTCAAGGAGCTATTGCCCTCTCTTTGAATCTGGACAAAATGAGTCAAAGCCTCCAGTCTGTCAAGATTGGCGAACGCGGGGGAC
This DNA window, taken from Paenibacillus kribbensis, encodes the following:
- a CDS encoding ABC transporter permease; the encoded protein is MLKLMQLELKKFHLAGYIRSALIANVCILGLTCLIAQTTQSEGIHEFAQYTQILDLMDNLVRATFIVFASVLLCRFIVDEFKSKSITILFMYPIHRKKLMIAKLLVVLLFTFLSIMISEIVITAAIHLLNQFVVIVPDQLTLAVLGQQSVRTLMNAVAASFMGLVPLYMGMRKYSVPTTIVTSILIVALLFSNNNGPTLSSFALVQIGFSVLGMLVAYAAIRRIEYKDITS
- a CDS encoding DMT family transporter, yielding MSQTSTVLTSKGFERSTHMKSGFWLVAIGAALWGADPLFRIILLKSFTSAQIVLMEHVLLFIALAPILWKHREELKAVRLRQVFAILFVSWGGSALASVIFTMALSNGDLNAVLLLQKLQPLVAIILARIILKEMLPRNFGILIVIALLGTYLLTFGWSLPFGHARNFIQVGSLLALGAAVLWGGSTVMGSYLLRSMKYETVTSLRFMVALPMLIVLTSVEHAPWNMPAGTWAGAAVIINLLLQALLPGLLSLLLYYKGLSTTKASYATMAELSFPMVGVVINWIAFQQIVTMAQLTGFMLIWITLFMISRQQKN